DNA from Ananas comosus cultivar F153 linkage group 12, ASM154086v1, whole genome shotgun sequence:
TGCTTATCGTTTAGGAGCAATTTAGAACTTGTTGTTTCTAGTCAAGAGAGCTACTGCACTAGCGATGCTTGGCTGGTTGATTATTTTTGCTTTCTAGTTTTTTGATCTTATGATGATTAGCTTTCAAAATCGATAACTGTCGTTTCTAATATGTTCTATTTATCATTGCTGATTATTTGCTGCTGCTGTTCTTTTGCTACTGTATGAGATCTACTAAGGTGCCTACGAGATTGGGAAGTCCTTTTACCCTGAAATGTTACAATCTAATGCAAATCTCATTTTTTATGATCTTGAAGTTTGGTAGTTCTAGATCTCTTGGATTGTACATGTAGCGTGGTCGGTTGCCAATAGCATAtacaaaagtgatttttctgtgAATTAGAAGTGATTGTGTTTGTACTATAACTGTCTGTATATAGAACTAGCAACTGCTTTCTTTTGATAAATGTATAATATACTACTCATTTGGAACTTATGTGTTTATAATTGATTTTCTCCTGCAGTTAGATGGTAGAGTGAAAACTTTGCATCCTGGCATACATGCTGGTATCCTTGCTCGAAGAGATCAAAAGCATCATATGGAAGCCTTGGATAAGCATAACATTGGTGAGTTTTCTATGGCTTTTCTATGCATTTAATCTTTGTTCGTTTTCTTCTCATGacctaattttttgtttttttcttggtatgaatgaaataaattattcagGTTTATTCGATATAGTGGTTGTGAATTTGTACCCATTCTACGATAAAGTTACTTCTATTGGTGGAGTTACATTTGAGGATGGGATTGAGAATATTGACATTGGTGGTCCTACCTTGATCAGAGCTGCTGCTAAGGTTACTGTTTGAACTTTTAAGCTTAGTAGTATCTCCACGCCTTTTCATTTTCTAGCTTAAATATGATAACAGGTATTTCTAAACAGAATCATGCAGATGTTTTGGTTGTGGTTGATTATAAAGACTATCCTGCAGTCTTAGAATTTCTACAAGGGCAGCAAGATGATCAGGGTTTTCGCAAGAAGCTGGCGTGGAAGGCTTTCCAGCATGTTGCTTCTTATGATTCAGCAGTTTCAGAGTGGCTGTGGAGGCAGTCGGCAGGAGGTAAGAGTTATTATTGTCCATATCTAGCTTGCACTTTATATGCATATAATTAGCACAGTATCATCTGGTAACgcaattaattttatttgtaggaGATAAATTTCCCCCCAACCTAACAGTGCCTTTATCCCTGAGGTCTCCACTTCGATATGGAGAAAATCCTCATCAAAAGGCTGCATTTTATGAGGATAAGAGTCTTTCCGTGGTGAATTCTGGAGGTATTGCTACTGCTACACAACATCATGGGAAGGTAAGAAAAATGCCCACCGTATAATAGATGTAGCCTGAATTATTATGGTGATCTATATTTGATTTGCTTTTGTTGTTtcttagtttaaattttggttaTGTTGTGAAACTTGCGAGAAGGAAATCTATTAATACAAATGTGCAACCTATTATCAGCTCAAGAAAGAAATGAACATGCTTATATAATGTATTAATTGAATTTTCTATGAAGCTAATATCTTTTTAAAGTACTATAGGATAATAATTAGATCATATTAGGTCAACTTGCACCACTTATCTTGTAAAAGTAGATATATACATAAGGATTCATTTACAGGGGGACCCTGTATGTGATTTTcagcttagggcccgtttgttttgatgtaagtggagtgatggaactcaagttccatcacttccgttatttattttggtgtaagtgaaaaatataatataactcaagttagctccacttcacctactctcgacttcctcctctaaagtgccgaactcgacttccaccacactcaacctcctctaaaaaattaattacacaGTAAAACCTAtactctacttcctttataatgggttagaattaccttatttataataaattaggattacctttaaataataataaaaaatttaattatataataggttaaattttatagtggtaaatttactactatatttaggagataataggatccacttacatcaaaacaaacaacggaactcaaaaaactaattttaccagcatcaagttacatcaaaacaaacagaagaagtaattgaatttaactttcagactgtatgagttacatcaaaacaaacaacaaaaaaataatcacacttcaagGAAACTCAAAAACCACTACATTTGACTTACGTTGGATCtacagattcgtcaatccaaacgcccccttaaTGGCTGGAATGTGACAGGCTAAGCAGTATCATCAATTTTTGGGAAAGTTTTAAGAACTTAAGCATGTAGAGAAAACATTGATCTAGGGGCTATCTCTTTGTAGTTCCTTCTACGTTAAATTCAGTTGCAGAAATGTCATATACTAGTGTCTTTAGAATCAAGTATGTGTCTCCGAAAGTATTTGACAGCCTAATGCAGTTCTAGTACTGCTTGAAACAGATATTCAACAAATATGTGGCTTCCATTGTTCCTGTCTCAGGGGTTTTGCTTTCCTTTTTCCCCTGCTTTTCTGCTAAGAGACTACCATGACATAGTGCTAGGGATTTAATACAAGAAGTTTCGTCCTAACTATATTAAGAAATTTTCCTCTAActgcttgcttttttttttttagtcactTGATTGTTAATTTTGCAAGAGAATTTGACTTACATGGGCTTGTCTTGCCTATATCAACTGAACTTACGCAACTTTCTGATTATGTTTGACCTATTTAGTAATAGGGATCATGGTGCTTGGAATATTTACTTGCTATGAAATTCATTTTGTTTAACATATCTACCCTGCTTAAGTATCAATTACTCATATTGTATTAGGATGCCAATATTTATCTTACCATTGTAGTAAGATGTGAAAGGTGAAAGTTTATTTATCAGAGTACATTAGTGAATAGTTAAAATTTCTGAGCATTTTGGTTCATTTTGATTTGTTCCCTTTATCTTCCCATGAATTGGAATTATCAGCACTCTTTGTGTCTTGTTATTGTTATAATAAATGcatattattagaaaatatagtTGGGTTCCTTATAGGTAAGGCATTTGAGTGTGGGTTAATCAGAGATCTTTTGATTCTGTCCAATTAAGATGTTAGCATCTCATAGAAGCATATCTATAAAACCAACTTTTTGGGTTTCTGGCATTATCCTCCTCTTCATTCTACAGGAAATGTCTTACAATAACTATTTAGATGCGGATGCTGCTTGGAATTGTGTATCGGAGTTCAAAAACCCCACCTGTGTCATCGTGAAGCATACAAATCCATGCGGAGTAGCATCTCGCCAAGATATTCTTGAGGCATACAGGCTAGCTGTGAAGGCAGATCCTGTTAGCGCATTTGGTGGAATAGTTGCCTTTAACACAACAATTGACGAGGTGCGCAATTGAGAATACGTTTGTTTTAGGGTAAAATCTAATCAGTTGTCCCTGATCTTTCAATTGTTACCTCTATTATTTTGTTACAATTTTAAGTGGACAACTTGGTTACACGAAATAATCGATGTTACCTTCCTAATTGTAACTACTGGTTGTGGGCATCAGATTGAAACCTTGTAAAAAGAGTGGGGACCCTATTGTGACAATCGAAAGAATGTGGCATCGAATTGAAAGCTCATGAATCTGCAATTTACTCTTTGTTTACTTCTTCAAATCTTACTAGTTTCTCTTCGTATACTGATATTTGATGTCTAGGATCTTGCGAGGGAAATCCGAGAATTTAGGAGCCCAACAGATGGTGAAACTCGAATGTTTTATGAGATAGTGGTAGCACCTAAGTACACAGAAAAGGGTCTTGAGGTCTTACGAGGTAAGTCGAAGACTTTGAGAATCCTTGAAGCAAAAAAGAGTGGAAGTGGGATGCTCTCTCTCCGGCAAGTTGGTGGCGGTTGGTTGGCCCAAGAGTCTGACGATTTAACCCCTgaagatattaaatttaatgtaatgTCTCAAAGAGTTCCACAAGAAAATGAGCTTTCTGATGCAAAGTTTGCATGGCTTTGTGTCAAGCATGTTAA
Protein-coding regions in this window:
- the LOC109718672 gene encoding uncharacterized protein LOC109718672 — translated: MAAILRSATPLFNGCRGCCCCSASGDGGAARLSSAPAKVSCIGSLSSARIRSRVFVSSISSMEASSSQIPSASNTQPMTSTTMEALHISPRPKQALISLSDKTDLAFLGNGLQNLGYHIVSTGGTASALEKAGVTVTKVESITNFPEMLDGRVKTLHPGIHAGILARRDQKHHMEALDKHNIGLFDIVVVNLYPFYDKVTSIGGVTFEDGIENIDIGGPTLIRAAAKNHADVLVVVDYKDYPAVLEFLQGQQDDQGFRKKLAWKAFQHVASYDSAVSEWLWRQSAGGDKFPPNLTVPLSLRSPLRYGENPHQKAAFYEDKSLSVVNSGGIATATQHHGKEMSYNNYLDADAAWNCVSEFKNPTCVIVKHTNPCGVASRQDILEAYRLAVKADPVSAFGGIVAFNTTIDEDLAREIREFRSPTDGETRMFYEIVVAPKYTEKGLEVLRGKSKTLRILEAKKSGSGMLSLRQVGGGWLAQESDDLTPEDIKFNVMSQRVPQENELSDAKFAWLCVKHVKSNAIVIAKNNCMLGMGSGQPNRLESLRIAFRKAGEEAKGAALASDAFFPFAWNDAVEEACQNGVTVIAEPGGSMRDNDAVECCNKYGVALLFTNVRHFKH